Genomic window (Chitinophagales bacterium):
ACAGATACTATTAGAGCATTATTGTTAGAAATAAACGGATATAAAACAAAAGTATTTGAATTTGTATCTACAGAACACACTGCAAAAAATGTAATGATAACTGCTCAAAAAAGAGACCAAACAATTGATGTATCTAAATATCAAGCACAATTACAAGCACTCAAACAACAATTCAATATCAAAACACAGCACCTAGAACAACTTTTGTTAAAGTGCTAATCTTCAAAAAAATTGCTATTCCACTTTATTCAAAAAATACTGTATTTTTGATTGATGGCTACTATCAAACATATTGGTGTTTTTTGTTCTGGTGGCGATGCTCCAGGTATGAATGCAGCTGTGCGTGCTGTTGTTAGAACTGCAATACAAGCCAATCTAAAAGTGAGTGGTATTATTGGTGGTTATCAAGGCATGATAGACGGAAATTTTATGCCAATGTATTCGCATACAGTTGGCAATATTATTCATCGTGGAGGTACTATTCTAAAATCTGCAAGAAGCAAAGATTTTCATACAAAAGAAGGTAGAGCTAAAGCAATGGAGCAATTGAAACTTCATCAATTAGATGCTTTAATTGCAATTGGTGGCGATGGTACTTTAAAAGGAGCAACACTATTTACACAAGAACATCAAATTCCATTTATAGGTTTACCAGGAACAATTGATAACGATTTGAATGGCACAGACTTTACCATTGGTTACGATACTGCTGTTCAAACTGCTGTAGAATGCATCGACAAAGTGAGAGATACTGCACAGTCGCACAACAGAATTTTTTTTATTGAAGTAATGGGAAGAGATGTTGGTACTATTGCATTGGCTAGTGGTATTGCCGCTGGTGCCGAAGATATTTTAATACCAGAAACAGTTACTAATATTCAACAAATTGCTGCAAGAATAAACGCCAATCATCATAAGCAATCCTATTTAATTATTGTAGCAGAAGGTGATGAAGCTGGTGGTGCGATGGCTATAGCAAATGATTTTCAACAACAAAATCCAAACTATGATGTTAAGACTTTAATCTTAGGTCATTTGTTAAGAGGTGGAAGTCCTACTGCTAACGACAGAATTTTGGCTTCTCGTTTAGGTGTAGCTGCTGTAGATGAATTGCTAAAAGAAAACTATAATCATATGATTGGTATTCATCACAATAAAATTATTACAACTCCATTTGAACAGTGTACCAAACATTTATTAGAAATAAATAAAGAATATCAAAATTTATTATATAAATTATCTTATTGATTTTATTTAATATCAAATGTAATTTACTAGCACGACTTACATTCCGAACTCGTTTCGGAATCTGTTGTTAAAAAAGAATAAGACATTAAAAAAGATTCTGAAATAAACTTGCCTACTGCTAATGCAAACAGTTTCAGAATGTATTTTATTTGCTAATTTTGTATTTAGACAAAAATGCTAGTTAAAATAAAATGAAGTATTTTATATAAATCTTTAATAAGTAATCAACAATATCATGATACAAAAAAACAGATACCCAAATTTAAATCCACAATTATTTATAGATAATAGAAAACGACTAGCAAAGCACTTACCTAAAAATGCAATGGCAATTTTATTTGCTAACGATGAAATGCCAAGAACTGGTGATGCTTACTACGATTTTAAACAGAATTCTAATTTCTTTTATTTAACAGGCATTGACCAAGAACAATGTGCTTTTATTTTTTATCCAGATTGTCCAAATCCAAAATTTAGAACGACTTTATTTCTTAGAAAAACCAACGAACATATTGCAGTTTGGGAAGGTTATAAATACACCATTGAAGATGCTAAAAAAATATCTGGTATTGATACTATTGTTTGGATAGATAGTTTTGATGATACACTAGCTATGTTAATGACATTTTGTAGTGAAGTGTTTATCAATATCAACGAGAACGACAGAGCTTTGAATTATGTAGCATATAAAGATATTCGTTTTGGTAATGAATTGCGACAGATGTATCCAGCACATCAAATTAATCGTTTAGAACCGATAATGAAAAAATTGCGTGCTGTAAAAAGCAAACAAGAAATTGAGTTGATTGCTAAAGCTTGTAATATTACTAGAGATGCTTTTAATCGTGTGTTGCATTTTGTTCAACCTAATGTAAATGAATACGAAGTAGAAGCAGAAATTATTCATGAATTTATCAGACAAGGTGCAACAGGTCATGCTTATACACCAATCATTGCTTCAGGAAAAAATGCTTGCGTTTTACATTATATCAATAATAATAATATTTGTAAAGATGGCGATTTA
Coding sequences:
- the pfkA gene encoding 6-phosphofructokinase: MATIKHIGVFCSGGDAPGMNAAVRAVVRTAIQANLKVSGIIGGYQGMIDGNFMPMYSHTVGNIIHRGGTILKSARSKDFHTKEGRAKAMEQLKLHQLDALIAIGGDGTLKGATLFTQEHQIPFIGLPGTIDNDLNGTDFTIGYDTAVQTAVECIDKVRDTAQSHNRIFFIEVMGRDVGTIALASGIAAGAEDILIPETVTNIQQIAARINANHHKQSYLIIVAEGDEAGGAMAIANDFQQQNPNYDVKTLILGHLLRGGSPTANDRILASRLGVAAVDELLKENYNHMIGIHHNKIITTPFEQCTKHLLEINKEYQNLLYKLSY
- a CDS encoding aminopeptidase P N-terminal domain-containing protein — protein: MIQKNRYPNLNPQLFIDNRKRLAKHLPKNAMAILFANDEMPRTGDAYYDFKQNSNFFYLTGIDQEQCAFIFYPDCPNPKFRTTLFLRKTNEHIAVWEGYKYTIEDAKKISGIDTIVWIDSFDDTLAMLMTFCSEVFININENDRALNYVAYKDIRFGNELRQMYPAHQINRLEPIMKKLRAVKSKQEIELIAKACNITRDAFNRVLHFVQPNVNEYEVEAEIIHEFIRQGATGHAYTPIIASGKNACVLHYINNNNICKDGDLLLMDFGAQYANYNADLTRTIPVNGKFTARQKAVYNAVLKVMKHAKKILKPGVLLSDYQDEVGKVMEAELIQLKLLDKTAVKNQDKDNPLYKQYFMHGTSHHLGLDVHDTCDRFAPVQIGNVFTVEPGIYIPKENIGIRIENDIVIGKTKNTDLMADIPIEVEEIESIMQGKKRKK